CATGAGCACCGGTTCGTGACAGCCATGCGCTACACATCGCCGCACGAGTTCAGCCGGGCCTTCAACGAACTGAAGAACCATGGAGCCACCCGTGCAAACGCGGTCTTCCATCGCGCGATGAAGAACAATCCCCGCCGAAAGGTGCAGGAAAACCAGCCGTTTCTCCAGACAGTCCGCGCTCTGCTGCACAACGCCGCGCCGATCGAGGCGGCAGAGATGCTGCGGAGCATTGCGGCCGCGCATATCCACGCGGCATACATCCTGATCTACCCACGAGACGACGAGCCGGATAACGACTTCGCCGCCCGCATGGCCGACCGCGCGGTGGAGCTGGCGGACGCCAAAGGTGTCGGCATGCTGCTCTCTGTCACACAGTCAATCGACGAGATCTACGTTGTACAGTCCGGAGGTTTCGCGCAGACCTTGGCCTCGCACCTCGGCAAGGACCGTGTCCTCGGGTTTCTGCGCGATGACCCGCGCCCGTCAGTCAAGTACTACCTAATCAAGGGCATCTCCGATGCTCAGGTGCCGTTCCTGCGTGAGTGCCTCTCTGCGGCGCGCGACATCGTGGTGGACGCGATCACTCGCGGCCGCAAGCCCTGGGGTCCCCGGCTGGCACTTCGGCTCGGCTCCAACCTGGAGACCGGCCAAGAATTCCTGCTTGACCTGCGCGACCATCTGCCACTGCAGGCCATTCTAGAGGGGATGGGCCCCTACTCGTCGCCGGAGACGCAGACCGAGTTTCACCGCCTCGGCCGTGCCCTGTTCCCCGAGGCAACCGAGCGATATGCGACAGAGTTCGACATACATGCATTCCTCGGGCCGCTGGCTGCGGCGCCTCCGGTGCCAACCATTGAGTGCTGTCGGGAGGTTGGCCGCACACTCGCCGAGGCCGATCATCGGGACGGCGGGCCGGCGGTCGTGCGGGCGGTCGACCGGATGGCGGGCGAGACGAATGCCTGGGCGAACCGCCTCACCCGGACCCGGAGGGCCGAACAGATGGTCCAAGCGTTGAACATCCTGCTCGACATCGACCGGCCCACGACCCGTTCCGCGTTGGCGGAGCTCAACCGGCTGGATGACGACGAGAGCGAGAGCCTACTGGTATGGAAGGCACGACGCGCGGTGTTCGACTCACCCACCGCGGCGGTCGCCCTCTTCAAGACGTTGGACGATGCCGAGCCCGGCCTTGGCTCACTGGTCTATGACCACCTGCGTGAGGAGCCGCTACTGCTTCAAGTCCTCACATACGAACTTCAGGTGCTCCAGTCCTCCTCCGCTCAATACGCCGCCATCCGCCATCTCGCGGCGATCGGTGTCCTACCCGGCCGCGTTGACACGGAGTGGATGTCACAGAACTTCACCGCGAAGCTCACGCTCATCGCGCACCGCGCGAGCCCGCACGTTCTGACCGACATCATTCGAATGTTCTCGATCGGCAAGGAGAATTGGGCCGACCGGGCCGTGCGCCTCATCGACCACGCGAAGCTGTCGGCGCGGCTACGGGTAGGCCGTTCCCATGACTTCGCGCCTGCGGTCCGACTCGCCGCGCTGCTCCTCGATCTCGGCGACCGAAAAGGCAGCGATCGCATCGTCGGCACGTTGTGCGACCTAGGACCAGGGCTGGTCATGCAGCATCTCCACCTGCGCGAATCCGCCATCCTGCTGGAGCTGGTGACCATGCTCCGACCGGAGACCATTACCCAGCTCAATCAGGAACTCCGGGCGTCGATCGCCGCCCGGCTGAGCCAGCCGGTGGTCCTCGACCAGCGCGAGCACTGGACCGAGATCGGGTACGCGTGCCACTTTCTGCAAGAGGCCGGTGGCTCGCCGCCCGACACCCGCACGCCGCTCGTCCTCCCGAACGTGGCGCACCATGCTGCCGTGGTGTGGGGTCTGCACAGCCTTCCGGACAGCGCCTGGCGAAGCACCGCATTGACCGAGGCGGCAGACCGTTTGGTGAGCCGACCACCCGCCGCACGCACCGAACTCTTCGCGCTGCTGGTCGTCGGCGCCCGGGCGGAGATCGATGGCCCCACTATCGCGGGACTGTCGTTGCGGCAGATTCGGGTCCTGCATGAGCTGGGCGAGCGCAACGCCGCGCTCGCTAGCCTGCTGGCTCCCGCTGAGGAGGAGATCCGACGGCTACTCTCCACGCCGGTCGCCCGGATCAGCTGGGACGCGCACCGGTTGACCGAATCGCTGGCCCGGCTCGGCCAGCAACGCGACCGCGTTGAAAGGCCGACCGGCTAGGGCCTGTGTCGAAGTTGGTCACAGCCATTCGTTGATGGCGGCGAGGTGGATGGTGGCCTCGTAGCGGACGGCGAGCTTGTCGAAGCGGGTGGCCACGGCGCGGTTGCGTTTGAGTCTGTTGATGCCGCACTCGACGGCGTGACGTTGCTGGTAGATGTGCGGGTCGAAGGCTGGTGGTCGGCCGCCCTTGGGTCCCTTCTTACGTCGGTTGGCGTCCTGGTCGGCTTTGCTCGGGATGGTCGCGGCGATCCCGCGTCGGCGTAGGTAGGCCCGGTTCGCTTTCGAGGTGTAGGCCCTGTCGGCCAGGACCCGGTCCGGGCGGGTCCTGGGTCGGCCGGTCACCAGGCGGGGAACGCGGATAGCGGCCAGGACGGGGATGAACTGCGGGCTGTCGCCGCGCTGTCCGGCGGTCAGCACCATGGCGAGGGGCTTCTGCCCTTGCTCGCATCCCAGGTGCAGCTTCGTGGTCAGCCCGCCGCGGGAGCGGCCGAGCGCGTGGTCGGCCGGTTCGACGGTGACGCCGCCGGGTGGTTCGGCCTGCAGATCCCCCTTTTCCTCGCCCCGGCCGCGTGCTGGTGGGCGCGGGCGCTGGTCGAGTCCACGGACACGTCCCAGGTGATCCTGCCGGCCGCGTCGGCGAGGGCCTGCAACCCTGTCAGGACCTGCTGCCAGGTGCCATCGCGCTGCCAGCGGCGGAACACGCCGACCAGGACCCGTACTGCGGCGGCACGTCCCGCCACGGGCACCCACCCGGATCCGCCACCGGATCCCATCGATCAACTGCCGCCTACTCCATGACGACGGTCGACCTGGCCGCTTCGGCGCCGGCAGCAACGGCTCCAGCACCGCCCACTGCCCGTCGGTCAGGTCGAACCGCCTCGTCACCGCTAGGGTGTCCACGAGGTCTCCGGTTTCAGGTTCTGCTTGGTCGCTGAACCATCTACCGGAGGCCTCACTCTTTTTCGATCTCCGACACGCAAAGATCCTCAAACCAGCTCATGCCCCGAGACCGACTTCGACACAGGCCCTAGACGCGCACGGGCGAAAAGCCTGAAAGCCGACAAACCGGGTATAACTGCCCACCGGCGAATACGACCGCGTCGACATGTTTGGAGGTCGGGGGTTACTCAGAATGATATTGGCAAAAATTTAGGCCCTGACCAGCATTTTTGCTGGTCAGGGCCTAAATTTTGTGGAGCTGAGGGGACTCGAACCCCTGACCCCCTCGATGCGAACGAGGTGCGCTACCAGACTGCGCCACAGCCCCTCTGCCGGCAGACCGGCTCCGGTCCCACCCGGCTTTCACCGGGCGGGCCGGCAGCAAGACTAACAGCCCACCCACCCCCCGGGCGAATCACCCCTCCCACCACCCGGGCCACCTGCTCCGCCGCGCCGGTGGGCCGAAGATGCGGCATCCGATCGCCCCGACAGCACAACTTCGACCCAAGCGAGGCGATCACGCAGGCCAGGCGAGGCGGACACGCAGGCCAGGCGAGACGAGGCAGGACAGGCGGGGGTCAGCGGGGGTCGCGGCCGGACTGGTACGGGCGTCCGCGCAGGCCACCGGAGCGGCGGTACGACACCGAGGCGCCCCCGCTGGCCGCCGCCGGCAGGTCGGTCGGCCGGTCGAGACCCATCGCGGTACGGCGTACCGCCTCGCGTTGTGCGGCCAGGCGGCGCTGCGCCTCCCGACGGGCCGCCGCCCGGCGGGCCTGCTCGCGGCGCACCTCGGCCTGCCGGGCGGCCAGCCAGGCCTCCTCCCGGGCCCGGATCCGCCGCCGCCGGCGCTCGGCCAACGCCCGTCGCCGCAGGTGTACGACGTACACGACGAGCAGTGCGGCGGTGACCGAGAAGCTGATCCAGAACCCGGGGCTGACCAGGATCACGCCGACCAGCTCGACGAAGTTGAGCAGCAGCAGCGCGGCGAGCACCCGGCGTCGCCGGTAGACGACCGGGGTGTGGTGCCGCTCACGGGGCGGCCGGCGACGGGCCTGCCGGGGGGCGGGCGGCACGGCGCGCAGGCGACCCGAGCGTCGGCCGGCGGGCGGGGCGGCACGGCGGGCCGGGGCCGGCGGCGCGGAGACCGGTGCGGTGAGGTTCCCGGTGGCGGCGTCCTCGGCCAGGGTGACCACGAGCGCCCGGGGCTGGTTGACCGGTCGCCGGCCGGGGACAGTACGACGCCGCCGACGGCGCTGGAGCACCCGCGCCGTCGACTGCGCCCGCTCCGCCACCAGCCGCTCGGTGGCGTCGTACCGACGGACCAGCGCCGGCGCGAGGGCGAGCAGACCGGCGGCGGCGAGGACGGCGAGGAGCACCGAGGTCGGCACCCTCACCCCTCCCGTCACCGAATTTCGGGACAACCACCGAACATCAGCAAGATCTTTCCCGAAAGATCACTCTCGACGCAGATCCTACGGCCGGGCGGTGCTTGCCGCAGCTTGCAGTTACTTGAGGTTACGGGCCACCGACCGGGATACCGGCACGCCGCGCCGATCCCGCCCGGGGGGACGGCTCACCCGACGTCGTGGCGCAGCCGGTGCCAGCGGGCCAGCAGACCGCCGTCGGCCGCCGCCTCCTCACTGGTCATCGCGTATCCGATGTGGTCCCGCCAGGCCCCGTCGATGTGCATGTAGCGCACGTGGTACGCCTCCTCGCGGAAGCCCAGCTTCTCCACCACCCGCCGGGACGGCTTGTTCTCCGGCCGGATGTTCACCTCCACCCGGTGCAGGCCCCCCGGGCCGAACGCGTGGTCGACGGCGAGCGCCATCGCGGTGGGGATCACCCCGCGCCCGGCCGTCCGGGAGTCCACCCAGTAGCCGACGTAGCCGGAGCAGAACGCCCGCCGGACGATGCTGCCCACGTTGAGGTGCCCGACCAGCCGTTCCTGCCCGCCCTCGCGCAGACAGACCGCGAACGGCATCCCCTCGCCGGTCCGCGCGGAACGCCGCTGGTCGGCGTGCACGTACCGGAACGCCGCCGGTGAGTTGGCCTCGTTCCAGCTACCAGGCAGGTGCGACTCCCACGGCGACAGCCACGCCTGGTTCGCCCGCCGTACCTCCGACCAGGCGACGGCGTCGGAACGTCGGTACGGCCGCAGCACCACCGGACCGTCCATCAGCACCACCGGCCACCCCGGCGCCCGCCCGAACCAGCTCACCGCGCCGACCTCCCGTCCACGGCCGGGACGCCGACCGCCCCGAACCGGCTCACCGCCGCCGGTCCAGCAGCAGCACGTCCACCGTGGAGCCGGCGGCGGCGGTGGTCACCCGCTCACCGAGCACCATCAGGCCGTTCGCCTCGGCCAGCCCGGAGAGGGTGTACGGCCCACCGCTGAGCGGCTGCACCGTGTAGCCCCCGCCGCGCCGCTCGGCCACGTGCGCGGGCCGGAACTCGCGCAGCCCGCCGGGCGACGAGATGGTCTCCAACAGGTGCGCCCGTACGCTCGGCCGGAACACCGGCTCCGCGCCGGCCAGCAGCTGGATCGCCGGCCGGGCCAGCACCTCGAAGCCGATCAACGCCGCACCGGGCTCACCGGGAAGACACACCACCGGCACCTCCTCGGCGCCGACGGTACCGAACCCGAGCGCCGTGCCGGGGTACAGCGCCACGTCGGTGAAGGTCACCGGCCCGGCCCGGCCGCCCTCCCGGCGGGACAGGATCCGCCGGACCATGTCGCCGGGGCCGGTGCCGGTGCCACCGGTGGTGATGATCAGATCGGCCCGCAGGGTCTGGTCCTCCAGCAGCCCGCGCAGCCCCTCCGGGTCGTCGTCACAGATCCCCACCCGGTACGCCAACGCGCCCACCTCGGCGGCGGCGGCGGTCAACGCGTGCGAGTTGGCGTCCACCACCTGACCGGGCTGGCTGCCCCGCCCCACGTCGACCAGCTCGTCCCCGGTGGCCACGATGACCACCCGGGGGCTGGGCCGCACCACCACGTGCCCGATGCCGGTGGCGGCGAAGACGGCCACCAGCGCCGGCGTGACGTACGTGCCGGCACGGGCGAGGACGGTGCCGGCGGGCAGCTCCTCACCGGCGCGGCGGACGCCGTACCCGCGCTTGGGGATGCGGAAGATCTCCACCGCCGCCATGCCCTGGTCGGTCCACTCCACCGGCACCACCACGTCGGCGGCGATCGGCATCGGCGCACCGGCCGCCACCGAGAAACACGAGCCGGGAGTGAGCCGCACCGGACGCCAGCTCGCCGCGCCGAGGTCACCGACCACGTTGAGCCGCACCGGACGGCCCGGCCCCGGCGAGGGGACCGGGCCGTACCCGACGAGGTCCTCCCAGCGCGCGGCGTACCCGTCCACCGCGGCCTGGTCGAAGGCGGGGAACGAGTGCGGGGCGACGACGTCCGAGGCGAGGACGTTGCCGTAGGCCTGGGTGAGGTCGAGGTCGAGCGGGGGCAGCGCGCGTAACCTGCGCAGCACGCTGCCCAGGTAGTCGGCGAGCGGCGTCAACTCGTTCGCGGCCGCCTCGGCGTCGGCCGTCGAGGTCATGTACCGGAGCCGCCCGCCGCGTCACGCACCCCGTTGAGGATCGCCGCCGTGACGGTCTCGTCGCCGTTGTTGACGAACCCGGTCAGCCAGCTGCGGAACTCGGCCCCGAGGTCCTCCCGCTCGACGGCGATCTGCACGACTGTCTGGAGGTAGCCCAGCGGCATGCCGGTGTCGTAGCGGGTGCCCCGGTAGACGATCGCGTGCACCGGCACCCCCTCGGCGCGCAGCAGCTCCATCGCGTCGGTGAGCTGGATCTCCCCGCCGCTGCCCGGTTCGGTACGCCGGATCGCGTCGAAGATCCGTCCCGGCAGGACGTACCGGCCGAGGACCGCCAGGTTGCTCGGGGCGTCCTCCGGCTGCGGCTTCTCCACCATGCCGGTGACCTTCACGACCTCGCCGAGGTCGGTCAGCTCGGCCTCGGCCGGCTCGACCGAGGCGATCCCGTACCGCTTGGTCTCCGCCGGATCGACCTCGAAGAACGCCAGCACCACACCACCGGTGCGGGCCTGCAGCTCCAACATGGCCGGCAACAGCGGCTCGGACGGCTTGACGAACTCGTCGCCGAGGAGCACCGCGAAGGGCTGGTCGCCCACGTGCGACTCGGCGTACCCGACGGCGTGGCCGAGGCCGAGCTGCTCCGGCTGCCGGCAGGTGTAGATCTCGGCCAGCTCGCTGGGGCGCTTCACCGCGGCCAGCCGCTCGGCGTCCCCCTTGGCCTCCAGCCGGGCCTCCAGGTCGGGACGCCGGTCGAAGTGGTCCACCATCGACGTCTTGCCCCGACCGGTGATCAGCAGCACGTCGCCGATGCCGGCCTGGGCGGCCTCCTCGACGATGTACTGGAGCACCGGTCGATCGATCACCGGCAGCAGCTCCTTGGGCACCGCCTTCGTGGCCGGCAGGAACCGGGTGGCCAGGCCGGCGGCCGGGATCACGGCCTTGACCGCACGGGCACGACCGGTCGCGGCGGTCGCTGAGGGGTTCGCTGAGTGCTCCGACATGCCGCGAGACTATCGGCCACGGCTCTGCCGCGGCGGGTGAGGACCGGAAGACGCGCCGCCCGGCTGCGTCACACCGGGGGTGCCGACGGCGTGCCGACCGGTCGGCTGCTCGGTCCGCGCGCCGTCGGCGGGGGTCCGGTCGGCCGCCGACTGGTCGGAGGGGGGCTGGTCGGCGGCGGACGGACCGGTGGGGGGACCGGCGCGGGGCGGATCGTCGTCCCCGACCGCCGTTCCCGCCGGGACCGCCGTCGGATCGGCCGGCACCTCCCCGGCCGGCACCGGTCGCGGACGCGCGGTCGCCACCCGGTAGCCGTCCCGGCCGGCGCCCTTGGCCGCGTACAACGCCTCGTCGGCGGCGTCCAGCACCTCCGTGCCGGTGCCGGCGTGGTCCGGGTAGACGGCGATGCCGATGGAGACCGACATCGTGATCGTCGTCGGGGTTCCGGTGTGGCCGGCCACCACGACCGGGGTCTCCCGGACCGCCGCGCCCAGCCGCTCGGCGACGGTCGCCGCGCCCCGGGCGTCGGTCTCCGGCAGCAGCACCACGAACTCCTCACCCCCCTGCCGGAAGGCCAGGTCCACCTCGCGGATCTCGCCCCGGACCCGACGGGCGAACTCGGCGAGCACCGCGTCCCCGGCGGCGTGCCCGTAACTGTCGTTGACGATCTTGAAGCGGTCCAGGTCGAGGACCAGGATGCTGAGCATCCGACCGAACCGGTTGGCCCGCTCCACCTCCCGGCGCAACGACTCCCGCAGGTAGCGGTAGTTCCACAGCCCGGTCAGCGGGTCGGTCAGCGACAGCCGCTGCGCCTCCTCGTGGACCCGGACGTTCTCCACCGCCACCGCCGCGTGCCCGGCGAAGGTCCGCAGGGTGGCCAGGTCGTCGTCGTCGAACTCGTCGCCCCCGAGCCGGTCGTAGAGGACCAGCACGCCGACCGCCGGATCCCGGCCGGCGGCCTCCCCGGCGGGCGCGGTGAACGGCACCGCCACGTACGTCTCGCACCACGGCTCGCCGGGCGGCGTCGGGCCGGGTCGGACCCGCCCGCGTTGCGGCTCGCCGGTGGCGGCGACCGCACCGACCACCCCCGCGCCGACCGGCATCCGCAGCTCCTCCGGATCGGTGCCCGCCGGGCAGCGCCCGGCCAGCCCCTCGACGCACTGCCCGACGAGCATCCCGGCGTCGTCGCGCAGCAGCACCGCCCCGGCCCGCGCCCCGGTCGCCGCGATGGCGCTGTGCAGGATCACCCGCAGGATGCGTTGCAAATCGTGGGTGCTGGCCAGGGTGTCCCCGAGCACCCCGAGATGGCCGCGCAGCTGGTCCCGGCTGCTGGTCAACGCCGCGACGTAGCCGGCGGTCTCCCGGATCATCCGGTTGAACGCGGCGGCGAGCCGGCCGATCTCGTCCCGGCTGCGCACCGGCACCCGGGCGGTCAGGTCGCCCCCGGCCACCCGGTCCACCGCGCCGGCCAGCTCCACCAGGGGCCGGGTGGTCACCCGGGCCAGCCGCCACGCGGTCAGCACGGCCAGCGCGGCGGCCAGCAGCACCGCCCCGAGCAGCACGACCGGCAGACCCGACGACTGCCCACCGGGCACCGAGAGCACCAGCGGCAACGGCTGCCCCGGGGTCGGTCCGAGCCGCCGGACGTACCGGCCGTCTCCGGTGGCGGTGACCCGCTCGCCGTCGGCCGAGCCGGCGGCGGCCAGCACCGCCGCGCGTACCCCGTCGGTTTCGGTGGTGTGGGCGATCCGGCCGGGACCGGCGGTGTCGTCGAGGAGGGTGACCGCGACGCCGGTCACGGCGGCCAACCGGGCCACGAACGCCGGGTCGACCAGCTCGGCGGCGGCCACCGCGCCGAGCGGCGTGCCGGCCGGATCGCGCAGGTCCACCCGGGCGCTGATGGCCCGCACCGGCCCGCCGGTCCGGACGCCCGCGCAGTCCTGCCAGCCGGTGGCGGGTCCACCCGGGGTGGCGTACGTGACGCCACCGGCCCGGTCGGTGACCAGCACCGCGGCGGCCAGCCCCCGGCTGACCACCTGGCCGGCGGCGCCCGCCCGCCCGGCCGGGTCGGGGCGCAGGGCCACCGCGTCGGCGGCGGCCCGCAACTGCTGGCAGAGCGCGTCGATCGAGGTACGCACGGCGGTCGCGGCCAGGCTGAGCCGTTCGGTGGACCGGCTCCGGTCCACCGTCGACAGCGTGGTCCCGACGAAGACCGCACCGAGCACCACCGGGCCGAGCACCACCGTGAGAAAGGCCGCCGTCAACCGCCCGCGTAGCGTCAACGTTCTTCCCCCCGGAAGTTCCAGGCCCGTTCCTGCGATGCTGACACAGAGCGACCGGCCGCACGGCGTTGCGTCAGGAGTGTTGCGTGCCCAATTTCTCCGATCACGCGGATGCCGTCCCGGCGGCCAAACGCGAGACACGCGTCGCGCTGCTCGCCCGCCGCCGGGCGCTCACCGCACCGCAGCGGGCCGCCGCCGCGCGGCGCGTCCAGGCCGAGCTGACCGATCTGGTACGCCGTCTGCGGCCGACCACGATGACCGCCTACGTGCCGGTCGGCTCCGAACCGGGCGGCCCCGACCTGCCCGACGTGCTCCGGGCCGCGCTGCCGGCCGGGGCGGACCTGCTGCTGCCGGTGCTCCGCACCGACCTCGACCTGGACTGGGCACCGTACGCCGGGCCGGGCACCCTGGTCGCCGCCGGCCGGGGCATGCGCGAGCCGGACGGCCCGCGCCGGGGCCGAGCGGCGGTCACCGGGGCCACCCTGGTCGTGGTGCCCGCGCTGGCGGTCGACCGGCGCGGGCTGCGGCTGGGCCGGGGTGGCGGTTCCTACGACCGGGCGCTGGCCCGGGTGCCGGCGGCCGTCCTGACCGTGGCGCTGCTGCACGACGGCGAACTCCTCGCGGCGCTGCCCGCCCAGCCCCACGACCGCCCGGTGGGCGCGGCGCTCACCCCGTCGGACGGCCTGCGCCGGCTGCCCACGGCCGCACCCTGAAGGCCGGCCGTACCGCCGGTCCGGCCGACCACCTCCGCTCCCCCGGACGGCTCAGCCCGGCCGCGTCCCGCCGCACCCGCTCCCCGATGCGTCGGCGTGCCGACGCCCGTCCGGCTCCGCGATGTGCCGGATCACGATCCGGCCCCGTCCGCTGGACGAACCCGGGTCCGATGACGCACCATTGGCACTCGAATACGCCGAGTGCCAACCGGCCGTCCCAGATCCGGAGGAGAACGTGCCCACGTACCAGTACGCCTGCACCGCGTGCGGCCACCAACTCGAGGCGGTGCAGTCGTTCTCCGACGAGCCGCTGACCGAGTGCCCCGCCTGCGAGGGGCGGCTGCGCAAGGTCTTCAACTCGGTCGGTGTCGTGTTCAAGGGCTCCGGCTTCTACCGCACCGACTCCCGGGCCTCGGGCACCGAGGGCAAGAGCAGCGCGGTGAAGTCCGACAGCACCTCCTCCGGTTCCGGCAAGGACTCGTCTGGTTCGTCCCCCGCGACCGGTTCGGGCTCCGGCTCCGGGTCCGGCTCGGGGTCGGGGTCGGGGTCGTCGACCGGCTCCGGATCCGGCTCGGCGGGCTCGACCGGCGGTGGTTCCTCCGGGTCGACCAAGTCGCCGGCGGCCAGCACCTCCTCCTGACCCGGTAGCCACCGAAGACCCCTGCCGCCCCGGGCCGCAGGGGTCTTCGTCGTCTCGGCCGGCCTTAGCAGATCCGGCGGGAGGACGGTGGCCGTCCACAGGTCCGCCCGTCGTCCAACGGCTGTGGACGACGGCTCGTGCCTCGCCCGACGCCCGCCTAGCCTGCTGAGCCGGGGATGCCGGCGGGGCATCCGGTGAGCGGCGGAGGTGTGGTCATGGCGGGCGGTGGCACGGATGACGAAGGCTCACTGCGGCCGTTCCGATGGCCGCATCGCCCCGGCGGGGCGACCCTGCTCCGGGCGGTGCTGGTGGCCGCCCTGCTCGGGTTGGCGGTGCTCGTCCTGGACACCCCGGCCCGCTGCCCCGCCGGCCCGCCACCGCCCACCGTCGGGCTGGCGCTGGCGGCAGGCCCCGCCACCGTCACCGCCCCGGGCGGATGCGCCCCGCCCGGAACGGACGACGCCACCCGGGCGGGCCGTTCCGACCACCCCCGGCCCCCGACCGGTCGGGCCGGGGCCGGCGACGCCGCCGTCCCCGGCGGGGAGGACGGCGACCCGCCCGCCGGCCGGGACACCCCGGTCGCGCTGCCGCTGCCGAGTGGCTTCGTCGGGGTGCCGGTACGGCTGGCCGAACCGGCCGCCCTGGCGGTCCTCCGCCCCGGCGCGCGGGTCGACCTGCTCGTGGTGCCGGCCGGGCGGGCGGCCGGTGAGACCATCCTGCTGGCGACCGACGCGCTGGTGCTCGACGTGGTGGGCGACGGTGCCGCCGACGGCTCCTCCGCGCTCTATCTGGCGGTCCGCCCCGACCAGGCGCAACGCTCCGTCGGGCAGCCGGAGGGCAGCCGCTTCGGTGTCGTGGTCCGGCAGTGAGCCACCGCCGTGCGCCGGAGCACCGGCAGCACACCGGTGCCCCGGTGCCCACCGCGCCGGCCGGGAGGGGGCGGGTCCTGCCGCCCGTCCCGCCGGTGGCCACCGGCGGCGGTCAGCCCCAGTGCGGAGGACGCTCGGCGAGCAGCCAGTCGTCGTTGCCGCCACGGCGCTCACCCCAGCCGGAGTCGGTGTCGTCGGCGGTCTGCTCGGGCAGCACCACGAAATCCTCGCTGAGGTCGACCGTGCGGTCGTCGTCGCCGGGTACGCCCTGCCCGGCCGGGTCCTCGATGATCACAGCCGGTAAGAATACCCGGGCAACCGGACCGGCCGCCCCTACGGTGACCTGACGTGTCGACCCGGCAACGGCCAGCCCGGGCGTCAGGAGACCACGATCCGTAGCCGCGCTCGGCCGGTCCCCGGGGTGGCCCGCCCTGGACCGGCGGCCCGCACCGCCCCGAAGATCGCCCTGCGACCGGCTGACGGCCCGTCACGTTGGTAGCGTCGGACGGCGTGACGACGCCCAGCGGTGCCAGCCCCGAGGACGAGTACTGGCGACGCCCGCCCACGCGGCAACCCGCCGAGACCGAGCCGACGATCCCGGCCGGCCGCACGGACGCCGCCGGCCCACCGGTCCCGACCACCGCCGCCGGAAGTTCGCGGAGCACTGACGATCCGCCTGGAGCGCCGGTGGACTCCCCGACCGGAGCCGGGGCCGGCGGCCGAACCGACGCCGGGACCGACACGCAGGCCGGTGTCCAGCCCGGCACCGGCACCGGAGCCGAGACCGAGGCCTGGACCGTCACCGGGGCCGGCAGCGCGACCGCGACCGGAGCCGCAGCCGGAGCCGACGGTAGGGCCGGGACCGACGGTGGGGCCGGGGCGGCGAGCGGTGCCGGGGACGCCGCCGGCCCGGCGGGTGGAGCCGGCCCGGGGTGGCCGACGGCGGGGGTCTACACCGGACCACCGCCGACCACGCCACCGCCACCGGGCTGGCGTCCCCCGGTGCACCTGGAGGCGACCCCCGCGCGCAGCCTGGCCTGGCAGGACATGGAGGCGATGGATGTCGCGGAGCAGCAGGCGCAGCGGGTCACCTGGAGCATCGGCGCGGTGGTCGGCGTCGTGCTGCTGGTACTGCTCTGCCTGCTCTGTTCCCGGGCGTTGTTCTGACCACGGCCGGCCGGGCACCCCCGCCCGTCAGGCGGTGGTGCCCGGCCGGCCGTGGTGACTCCGCCGGTCGCGGTGACCGGTCAGAACGTGTTGGTCCACACCGAGGCGGCGCCGCTGTCCCCGGTGAGGTAGACGGAGATGCAGGAGAGCACCGACAGCACCACGACGACCCCGGTCAGCACCCAGGTCGCCC
Above is a window of Micromonospora rifamycinica DNA encoding:
- a CDS encoding diguanylate cyclase — protein: MTLRGRLTAAFLTVVLGPVVLGAVFVGTTLSTVDRSRSTERLSLAATAVRTSIDALCQQLRAAADAVALRPDPAGRAGAAGQVVSRGLAAAVLVTDRAGGVTYATPGGPATGWQDCAGVRTGGPVRAISARVDLRDPAGTPLGAVAAAELVDPAFVARLAAVTGVAVTLLDDTAGPGRIAHTTETDGVRAAVLAAAGSADGERVTATGDGRYVRRLGPTPGQPLPLVLSVPGGQSSGLPVVLLGAVLLAAALAVLTAWRLARVTTRPLVELAGAVDRVAGGDLTARVPVRSRDEIGRLAAAFNRMIRETAGYVAALTSSRDQLRGHLGVLGDTLASTHDLQRILRVILHSAIAATGARAGAVLLRDDAGMLVGQCVEGLAGRCPAGTDPEELRMPVGAGVVGAVAATGEPQRGRVRPGPTPPGEPWCETYVAVPFTAPAGEAAGRDPAVGVLVLYDRLGGDEFDDDDLATLRTFAGHAAVAVENVRVHEEAQRLSLTDPLTGLWNYRYLRESLRREVERANRFGRMLSILVLDLDRFKIVNDSYGHAAGDAVLAEFARRVRGEIREVDLAFRQGGEEFVVLLPETDARGAATVAERLGAAVRETPVVVAGHTGTPTTITMSVSIGIAVYPDHAGTGTEVLDAADEALYAAKGAGRDGYRVATARPRPVPAGEVPADPTAVPAGTAVGDDDPPRAGPPTGPSAADQPPSDQSAADRTPADGARTEQPTGRHAVGTPGVTQPGGASSGPHPPRQSRGR
- a CDS encoding 5-formyltetrahydrofolate cyclo-ligase; protein product: MPNFSDHADAVPAAKRETRVALLARRRALTAPQRAAAARRVQAELTDLVRRLRPTTMTAYVPVGSEPGGPDLPDVLRAALPAGADLLLPVLRTDLDLDWAPYAGPGTLVAAGRGMREPDGPRRGRAAVTGATLVVVPALAVDRRGLRLGRGGGSYDRALARVPAAVLTVALLHDGELLAALPAQPHDRPVGAALTPSDGLRRLPTAAP
- a CDS encoding FmdB family zinc ribbon protein codes for the protein MPTYQYACTACGHQLEAVQSFSDEPLTECPACEGRLRKVFNSVGVVFKGSGFYRTDSRASGTEGKSSAVKSDSTSSGSGKDSSGSSPATGSGSGSGSGSGSGSGSSTGSGSGSAGSTGGGSSGSTKSPAASTSS
- a CDS encoding CpaB family protein, giving the protein MAGGGTDDEGSLRPFRWPHRPGGATLLRAVLVAALLGLAVLVLDTPARCPAGPPPPTVGLALAAGPATVTAPGGCAPPGTDDATRAGRSDHPRPPTGRAGAGDAAVPGGEDGDPPAGRDTPVALPLPSGFVGVPVRLAEPAALAVLRPGARVDLLVVPAGRAAGETILLATDALVLDVVGDGAADGSSALYLAVRPDQAQRSVGQPEGSRFGVVVRQ